ACCGATACCTTGAATGAATCCGGTTTTGTTGAAGATACCTTAGGTGCATTTAAAGGCCGTACCATTCACACTTATCACACCGAAGGTGCTGGTGGCGGTCATTCACCTGATATTATTCGAGCCTGTGGTGAAGCCAATGTATTGCCTTCATCAACTAACCCTACAAGACCATTCACCATTAATACCATTGATGAACATCTCGATATGTTGATGGTATGTCACCATTTGGATCCGAGTATTCCTGAAGATATCGCATTTGCCGACTCGCGGATCCGTAAAGAGAGTATTGCAGCGGAAGATATTATGCAGGATCTTGGCGCAATAAGTATGATTGCCTCTGATTCCCAAGCCATGGGCCGTGTTGGCGAAATGATCACCCGTACTTGGCAAACCGCGCACAAAATGAAAGTGCAACGTGGACCATTGGCTCCCGATACTGAACGCAACGATAACTTCCGCCTAAAACGCTATGTCGCTAAATACACAATCAATCCAGCCATCAGCCATGGTATTAGCCATGAAGTTGGCTCGATTGAGGTTGGAAAATTAGCCGACCTAGTGCTTTGGAAACCAGCATTTTTCGGTATTAAACCGGCGATGATCCTTAAAGCCGGTTTTATCGCTGCAGCGCCTATGGGTGATGCCAATGCCTCAATTCCCACACCACAACCGGTTTATTACCGCCCTATGTGGGGATCATTAGGCAAAGCAGCGGGGCAATGCTCTATGACTTTCTTGTCGCAAGTTGCGGTAGAGAAAGGGGTACCGGAACAAGCAGGAATGCAACGTTTAGTAGGTGTATGCCGTAATACCAGAAACATTGGCAAAGCCGACATGATCCACAACGACTGGGCACCAAAAGTCGAAGTTGATCCGCAAACCTATGAAGTGCGTGCTAATGGTGAATTATTAACCTGCGAGCCAGCAACTGAGTTGCCACTCGCCCAGCGTTATTGCTTGTTTTAACACACACATTGTAGGTTGCGGCTGAAGAATGAAGCCCAACATTGCTTAGCGTTGGGCTTCGCAAGCTCAGCACCAACCTACGCTGAAATTCAATTAAACATTAAAACTCGACAGCTAACCCAATTTGCTTTCTACCTGAAATAGAAACAATGCAGCATAGAAGCGGAGTGGGCAGGCTAAAACATAACTGATGGTAGGACATTATGTTACAAGTATACCAAAGGCTAGATCACAGTCATCAGCCGATAACAGACTCTATTACGCTTGATTACGACACTCGTAAAAAAGCCCGTATCAAAGGCATGACCGACAAGGGTGCGCTAATCGGCATTTTTGTTGATCGTGGCAACCCGTTACGCATAGGTGAAATTCTTAAAACCGAATGCGGTCGTTTAATTGAAGTTAAAGGCCAAGAGGAAGAAGTGTTCACCGCCGTGGCCAGTGACTGGCCAACCTTTAGCCGTATTTGTTATCACTTAGGCAATCGTCATACTAGCCTGCAAATAGGTGAATGTTGGGTACGTTTTAAACCCGATCATGTGTTAGCCGAACTAGTCGAGCAATATGGTTTAACCGTTAATACAACCCCAGCAATTTTTGAACCGGAAAATGGTGCTTATGGACATCATCACGCCCATAAACATTAAGCAAGGCGCTAGTAAGGGAGAAAATGGCTTGCAGTTAACTCGTTTATTGCAGATATGCAGCGCTAACCTGCCTGTTGGTGGTTTTTCCTTTTCACAAGGGCTAGAGATGGCAATCGAACTCGGTTGGGTCAAAGATCTAAAAACCAGCTCCGACTGGATAAGCTCTAACCTACAACTCGCGATTGCCAGCACAGACTTACCCTTGTTGCTTAGGCTATATAAAGCGGTTCCTAGCTCAGCGCATGCTGACAGCAAAACCTTTGTTGAATGGGACGATATGCTAATAGCTACTCGTGAGTCAGCGGAGCTTAGGCTGGCTGAAGTCGCTATGGGTAAAGCATTGTCGCGTTTGTTGCTGAGCTTAGAAGAGCTTGACTGTACACCTGTCTATTCATTGCTTAAACGCAAGGAGATTAGCTTTGTTGCTGGTTTTGCCATCGCCTGCCGACTCATGAAAATAGAGTTACACCAAGCCTTAACGGGCTATTGTTGGACATTTATCGACAACCAAGTCGCCGCCGCAACTAAGTTAGCGCCATTAGGGCAAACTCAAGCCCAAAACTTGTTGTTTGCATTAAGCGGCGAAATCGAAAACGCGGTTGAACAAGCACAACAGCTTGATGATGACAGCCTTGGCTGCAGTTTACCCAGATTAGCCATGGCGAGTGCCTGGCATGAAGAACAATATTCAAGATTATTTCGTTCATAATATTTCTTATATTTAGCGAATTAAGGAGAACAACAATGAAACATAAACAAGTACTAAGAATCGGTGTCGGCGGACCAGTCGGCTCAGGCAAAACAGCCCTACTGCGCACTTTATGTATGGAGCTGCGTGATAAATACAATATGGCTGTGGTGACTAACGATATTTACACGCGCGAAGATGCTGAGTTTCTGACTCGCCATAACGCATTAGATGCAGATCGCATTATGGGTGTAGAAACGGGTGGCTGCCCGCACACCGCCATTCGCGAAGACGCGTCGATGAACCTAGCGGCTATAGACGAATTGCAAGAACGTCATCCAGGATTGGATTTTGTATTAGTTGAAAGTGGTGGTGATAACTTAAGCGCAACCTTTAGCCCTGAACTTTCCGATTTAACCATCTACGTTATCGATGTGTCAGCAGGCGACAAAATCCCGCGTAAAGGTGGCCCTGGTATCACTAAGTCTGATCTACTTATCATCAATAAAATCGACATCGCCGATCAAGTTGGCGCGTCATTAGAAGTGATGGATCGCGACGCTAAAAAGATGCGGGGCGAGCGTCCATTTATCTTCGCTAATATGAAAATTAAACATGGTCTTGATGAAATCATTAACTTTATCGAAACCGAAGGCATGTTAAACGTAACAGCAGCCAAGGCTGTATAGGAGAATAAAAATGAAAAAGACGATTAAAACTTTCAGCCTAGCAGCGTGTTCAATATTAATGGCAACCAGTGCTAGTGCCCATGAAGATGAGTTTTTAAGCCATGCGGTACATGAGTTATATCATGTCGCTATGCTAGCCTTGGCAGTAGCGGTTGTCTATAAAGGTGGTCAGTGGTTAAAAACCAAGTATCAGCAAAAGCGTAAAAGCCGAGCAAACAAAGCTTAAACTAAAGCCAGAGCTGAATCAGTTAACAAAAAAAAGCGGCTAAGCCGCTTTTTTTATTATTGTGCATATACGAAAAGCTAACCGCGTTAACGGCCAAACTTAATTTTATAACGACCTTGAGAGTCTGCTTTGCCCAAAAATGTCATAGCATTCATTAACATTGCATCAGCAGAAGGGCCTGCTTTAACAAAACCATCAACTTTGGTTTGGTTTTTATCCTTAAGCTCTGCTTTTAAATCAAGCAACAAGGTTTTATCGTCACCTTTAACACTAGCAAGCAAATTTCCCTTATCACAAGCTAAATCAACATTGAGATCACCCAAAGAAAATTGCCCGCCCATGACGCCCAAAGCTGATTGCTGCCAATTTACTTTACCCGCCAACTCAGTACAGTATGGTTTGCCTATGCTCGCGGCTTGTATGTCCGCCTTGACAATTCCTTGTAAGCTTTCAACCATATTACCGCGTATTTGCTTAAGTTTAGGCATAGCAATGTCAGCCGGAATCGATAATTGAGTATTGGCTAAGCCTATATTTTGCGCGCCGGCAAAGTACGCATAACCTTGACCAAATGGCTCTAAAATTTTGCGGCTACTACCAAATTTAAAATCGGCACCAACTTCCCCACTTAACAATTTCGGCAGGGCAATAGACCACCCCACATTCTTAAGTAATATGCCGTCAACGGTTAAAGTGTCTAACTTGCCTTGCCATAACGTACCCGACACATTGCCTAGTGCAACATTGGCTGGAAGTTTGACTTTACTGATCACAAAGTTTGCAGGAATGGTGGCGATCAAAAAGGCGATATATAAGAAAAAGCAACCAACCCCAATTTTTATCCAAGACTTCATTTATATTTTTATCCTAATCAACGCCTTATTGTGCCAATTGTAGGCGTCGAACTTTAACTTCACCTGGGTTATCGCTGGCACTAATATCCACCATGGTGATTTTTACATGCTCTTGATTAACCAGTTTTTCTAGCCATTTCATCAAGTTATTAAATGGCACGCTATCCAATTGTATTTGTAATTCACTGCCTTGCGGTTTAGTACCTGAAATGGAAATACCCGCTTGGCGCGCAGTTCGGTTAGCAATATTGCTTAATGAGCCTCGGCTCTTACCACCACTACTGGATGCTGCACGATATTTAGCACTGTTTTCAGCCACCCAAGTCAGTAATTTTTGCTTATTATCTAAATCGCGTTGCGCTTTGGCAGCACGATCATTAACTGGGCCAATCAGCAACTGAAAAATCAAGCCAATAGCCAGCACAATGCTCGCTACATTTACCAGATTTTGTTCACGTTTAGCTAGCCCACTATGCCATTGTTTAATTTTATTCATTATTTTTTAATACTCAGAGAACCGCTAACTTTACCATTACTATTATTAAGCGAACCTTGCTCTACTTTTAAATCGTTATTAGTGAGTTGGGCTTTAAACGATTCAAAACTCGAAAAGTTGCTAGCTGTCGCTTGAATACGGATTTCATTGCGTTTGGCATCAAAGCGCAGTGATTCTGGATTTAAATCTTTGACTTTATCAAAGGCATCCAAAGTTAAATTGAGCATGGCAATAAATTCGTCGCCGTCACTCGACAATGAAACTTCTTTCATCTTCGACTTAACATACTTCTTCATACCACTAACTTTGATACGCTTGCCACTTGGGAAAGCAGTCAAAAATGTCTTCTTAATCTCATCATCAAGTTGCGCAACTTGTTGTTCTAGCTGGTATATTTTGCTTACCTGACCGCCCATGTGAATTAAAAACAACACACCAGCCAGTATGGCAACATTACGCCATGCAGATAAAAACTTCCAAGTTTGCTTTTTCAGTTGATAAATACCTTGGCGCATATTTAAGCAACCAGCATCAACACCTTGTACTAAGACTTGCAAAGGTAAATCAAACGCTTTTTCTTTGACTTGGTAGCCTTCAGTAGTCAACTCAGCAGGCAAAGGCGAATAGTGAGCTAGTACAGGTTGTGCGACTTCATCCGTATGTGTCTCTGTCTCTTCCGCTTCTGTATCTGCTCCGCTATCTGATTCAGCTTGTTTTTCGGCGGTTGCACTTTCAGGTTTAGGCAACAAGTCCAGCCAATCTTGTAATGCAGATCCTGTTACCTCAAAGCCACGAAACGCGCTCGCGCGGATCAACCATTCATCACCCAATTGCAAAGCACTGATTTCACCGTCTTTAACCGGCAATGCTAAATAATCAGGGATCAACTTAGTGGCGACTAATTCGGCTGCATCTAACCATGCTAACCAATTATCCATTTGTTGTTTACTACAAATAGCCACGTTTAAATAAGTCTGCCCCGCTTTAGACACTTTACTGCCTGTCGCAAAGAATAACTCATCAACATCTTGTGCTAACTCATCTTCCAACGTAAAGGGCAAGGCTTGAATAAATTGCCGCCCAGCTTTAGGTGGCATCAGCACTTGCTTTGTAATAATTGCGTTACCCGGCACAAACACACTGATAGCGCGCCCACCGGCTCGGCTTTGTAACGTATTGAGTTGACCGGCATCAGGTAATATACCTGATGCAATAATTTCGTTTTCACTATCAGACCAAACTAGCCAATGCACTTTGTGCTGAAATTGACTGCCGAGTCGGATATATAACTGTTCGGACACACTAAACTCCAATCTTGCGGGCGATCACTTTTCCTTGCCCTTTCTGATCCAACATAATAATGGATTCTAAGCCTATCCAACTGCGATTAAACTCAGTTTTGGCTTTCATTCTAAAGTACTGGCTTTTAACCGTAAATTGTTGTTTTACTTGTGGCGATATTTGACCTATCGCCTGAATTTCTGCTTCTTGCCAAAAATCATTAATATCAGCCCAACCTTCTTTAGGTCGGTTGGATAATAATGATTGCGCATCAGAAGACGATAACTTAGGCGTAAACATAGCTTGTAAAATATCAGCGCCTTGGTCACCCAAGGTGTTTACGTTTATCAACTGCTCGTCTACATCCGGAATAATACAAACATGCTCAATAATTTTATCCATAATACGTTTGTTAACGCCTTCGACCATACGCAGTTCTGACGCATCGACCATCATACTATTGGCGGCCAAATGAGGTTTAATTCGCGCTTCATAAACATAGTCTTCAGCACCGAAAGGGCTGGTATTAGTATCTGGATCTAGCCAATCAAATAGTGCATCACGGATCTGCTCGGCTTCATAGTTTTCGACAGATACCGCTTCTAACAACGCCATAAACTGCACTTTAGGCTCCACTTGAAATTGACTGGCATTCGCCGGAGAACCTGTTGTGTTATTACTGTTTTGATTATTAGAGTTAGTATTTTGGTTATTCGAGTTATTATTCTGGTTGTTTTTTTGCTTTTTCGGATCGCGATAAACCGCATTTAGATTAAAACAAGCATGTAAGTCTTGGATCTCGCCCGATATTTCGCCATTTTCCACCGGAAATACCATGTCTTGCATCGCCCACGCTTGCTCTAAATTAAACACGCCGCCTTTTTCATCAAATGACTCTTTCAATAACAGGCTAACAAATTCTTCTGCGCCCAATGCATACCAATAAGCTTGCTCATTCGAGTACAAATTATCGGTACGCTTGATCTGCATTTGTAAGCGCATAGCCATGTCAGTGGCGATCACAGTCACAATAGCCACAATCAAGAGTACGGTAATTAAAGCCACGCCTCTTTGCTTACTAACACCTCGACAACCCAACATTATTTGGTCGCCTCCGGCATTAAAATAACGCGGCGAATATCGCCATAATCAGCTAATTTTAATGTGATAGCTATGGCTACAGGTAAATCTTTACTGCGCCACTCTGTTTGCCACTTATCGTTTTTGCCATCATGGAATTCAAAAATCAGCTCCTTAACATCTGTGAGTAAAGGTCTAACTTTAAATTCCTCACCGACAACAGGATCAGGGTATTCGAAATGGATCCGCTCCAGCACATCATCAACAACACGATAAGCAAAAGATTGCACCTCGCTGCGCGGCATTAAAAACATAGGATTAGTCCACCCTACTTTTCGTAACGCCAGTACTTGAGATTGACTATCTAAAATTAACTCACCATGGGAAATAAAAGTATCTGCGGCTTTTTCGCCATCCACCCTAACCTTACGTCGGGTTGCTTGGCGTAAATCGCGTTCAATAGTTAATATAGCCAACTGTAATGATTGTAAACGTTCGCTATGCGTCAGTGATACTTCATTACTGGTTGAAATACTACTTAATACGTTAGCCGCACCTAGCCCAACGACCGCAAATATAGCAACCGCAACCAGCATTTCAATTAAGGTAAAACCTCGGTGATGAGTTAATTTTTTCATGATTAACTACGCTTGCTAATATAAGTGCCAAGGCTAGTGATAGACGCTTCCATGGCTTCATCACTGTATACGGTAATTTCAACCATTACCATGCTGACATCTTGGGTTTTAGTCACAGTCTGTTTCCAATAATAAGTAGTACCGGCCATTTCAGCTTCGCCTTTCTTATTATTTGGCACCGGCCATTTACGCTTAATTCTTAACTCGGCTAATTGGTTGCTAGCTACCCACTGGGCAAAAGCATTTTGCTGCAGAATACTTTGATTAGAAACATGGGTGGTGGTTGACGAGATTAAGGCTATGCCGGCAAAAGCCAAAATAGCAATCGCCACTAAAATTTCGAGTAAGGTAAACCCAGATTGACGTTTAGACATAAGTACAGGTTTCATTACAGATCGACCTCTAATGGCCCTTCCACTTTAAGCGGGATGGCATATTCACCAGTTACTGAAAAGCAGAAACTATCGATATCAGAAAACGCCTCGTCATAAATAAACAGCAATTCAAATGGCGTTATATCACCGCTTGAAAACAGGTAAATATGCGGTACGACCTTATCTTCTTCATCTTTTTGCGTGTCTTCATCATCACTAGATGAAAATAAATCATCCTCTTGATTTTGCTGATCTAGCCAAGGAATATTATCCACCCGCAATTGTAGAGTAATATTTTCCGGCATCTCTTGTTCAGCAAATGTCGCCTCGCCACTGATAGGAGACCAACGTTGACCATCAAAGCCAACAAACTCATAGCCGGCTTCATTGATCACCACGCCAAATTGCACATTATTAAGCAACGCGTATTCAACCGCTAAATGGTATAAAGCTTGAAATTTGCGTGCTTCTTTTTCTACTTTTTTCGACGGGTCATTGGTATCAAAAGAAAAAGAAATAGAACTAACTAAAATCGCCATTAAAACTAAAACGAGCATAATCTCCAACAAGGTAAATCCTTGTTGTTTGCTTGCTTTATTAAACGGCTTAGTCATGGCGCTTTACTTAACTCTAAAACTATCTATAACTGGGTTAGCTTTATACAATAAAGGGCGATTGAACCGCCCTTTATCTAGTCAATATCTAATGTTGTGACGGCTTATTGTAAAAACTCGTCAATATTCCAGTTACCAATATCATCTTCGGTATCGGCTTCACCATCAGGCCCCATTGAATAAATATCAAAATTACCATTATCACCTGGGCTTAATAACATGTATTCATTGTCCCAAGGGTCCATAGGTAAGCGTTTAATATAGCCACCTTCTGGGTAGTTCTTTGGTAATGGTTCAATATCAGGCGCACTGACTAATGCATCTAAACCTTGATCCGTTGTAGGATATTTATGGTTGTTTAACTTATACATATCCATTGCATTTTCTAACGTGACAATATCAGTCGCAGCTTTTTTGATTTTTGCTTCATCACTTTGGCCAATCAATTGCGGCGCTATCATACCTGCTAAAATACCGATAATAACTAAGACCACCATGATCTCAAGAATGGTAAAACCAGACTGTTTGTTGTATTGCTTCATTACAATAATCCTTACTAATTAAAACTGATTAACATCCAAAAACTAATGTTTTAGACGTATTGCCAAAGGTTGAGTTCACACCGTTAGCAGATAAATTTCTGAATTCTTATATCGTCACAAGCGACAAATTTCAAACACGAACTGTTATTAATACAGTTGTATGCACTCAAGCTTGGAAAAATTAAAAATGATTAACTAATTGGTGTTTAGGCAAAGCCGTCAAATTTTTTGAACCCATGAGCATACGTGGTTTTGTATGTGATTGGGGCAAAAAATGCAGACAATGCCGCATAAACACCAAGTAGGACATCATTTAGCCGACCATGGTGTTTAGGGCCATAATAGGTTGCAATATCGAAATCACAATAAAAAACACAATACCCGCCATACTCAACACCATAGCAGGGCCTAAAATTCCCAACGTTACCGTTACCAAAGATTGAAATTCGCGATCTTGGTTATCAGCGGCACGACCGAGCATTTGCTCTAACTCACCACTTTTCTCACCACTGGCTATCATATGTAGCATCATGGGTGGAAATAACTTCGTTTGTTCTAACGACGCTCTCAGGCTTGTACCTTCACGTACTTTACCTCGTGCGACTTCAATCTCTTGTTTCATAAAATCATTAGACAATACGTCGCCGGCAATACGCATACTTTCTAACAAAGGCACTGCACTGGCCGTACATATACTTAATGTGCGAGCAAAACGCGCGGTATTCAAGCCTTTAGCGACTTTACCTATCAAGGGGACTTTTAATAAATGCTGGTGGTAAGTTAATCGTGCTTTAGGCTTTTGAATTAGGCGCTGAAATACTACGGCACCAAGCATCGAAAGTACCAAAACATATAATCCATAGTCACGTAATAAATCACTAGCACCTATCATAAATTGCGTAGTCGCTGGTAAATCGGCATTCATTCGTTGGAATTGACCAACAATTTTCGGCACAACCGAAGCCAATAAATAAGATACGACAGTGACCGCGACAATCAATAGCATAACAGGGTAAATAGACGCTTGCTGAATTTGCGATTTAGTCACTTGTCTTTGTTCTGTGTAATCCGCCAAGCGTTCTAATACGGTATCTAAATGACCTGACTTTTCCCCTGCTGCAACCATGGAACGAAATAGATCATCAAAGATATGCGGAAACTCAGCCATACTGTCAGCCAACGAATAACCTTCGGTAACTTTAGAACGAACCGCCATTAACATAGTTTCATGACGTGGCTTATCCGCCTGTTGCGCCACAGCTAACAACGATTCTTCAACCGTTAAACCGGAAGCCGACAAGGTTGCCAATTGGCGGGTCATTAACGCTAAGTCATTAGCTGAAATACTTGGCTTTAAAAAAGAGACTGAGTGGCCCTGTTTTTTCTCTTTAGCGACCGTTTCTTCAATTTCGACCGGCATTAAGCCTTTTTCACGCAGCTGTTGACGCGCTGCTTTGGCGGTATCAGCTTCAATTAGGCCTTTAACCGATTTACCGGCTTTATTGAGTGCTTTGTATTCAAACGCTGCCATGCTTTAGCTTTAACCTTCTCGCGTTACACGTACAACTTCTTCTAAAGAAGTCACACCAGCCAAAACTTTAGAAATACCATCATGACGAATACTTGGAGTGACCGAGCGGATCTGACTAACAATAGCTTGCTCACCCGCGCCGTTATGGATCAACTCGCGAACTTGATCATCAACTATCAATAATTCATGAATACCACTTCGGCCTTTATAACCACTATAGTTACAGGTTTCGCAACCATCCGGGTGGTAAATGACTGCTTTTTCATCGGCAGCTAAATCCATCAATTCTCTTTCACGGGCTGTCGGTTCAGCCGGTTTCTTACAATCAGGGCAAAGCGTACGCACTAATCGTTGCGCTAACACAGCCAAAACACTTGAAGATAATAAGAATTGCTCTACACCCATGTCTTGCATACGTGTAATAGCACCCACTGCAGTATTAGTATGTAGAGTTGATAGTACCAAGTGACCGGTTAGTGAGGCTTGCACTGCGATTTGTGCCGTTTCTAAGTCACGGATCTCACCAATCATCACCACATCGGGGTCTTGACGCAGTATGGCTCGTAAACCACGAGCAAAGGTCATATCAACCTTAGTATTAACCTGAGTTTGGCCAATACCGGGTAATTCATATTCGATTGGGTCTTCAACGGTAAGGATATTACGCTCAGCAGAATTAAGATCACTTAAACCTGCGTACAAAGTCGTTGATTTACCCGAACCTGTGGGACCGGTTACGAGAATAATGCCGTGTGGCTTTTTCAATAAGTCAGCAAAGTGGTCACAGTTAGATTGGGTCATACCCAAATCGCTAAGGTTTAAGCGCGCATTATTTTTATCAAGCAAACGCAATACAACCCGTTCGCCATAATTAGATGGCATGGTACTAACCCGCACATCGACAGCACGGCCACCGATACGCAACGAGATACGACCATCTTGCGGAATACGCTTTTCAGCTATGTCTAACTTAGCCATAACTTTAATACGCGAAACCAACAAGTTAGCTAGCTTTCTATTGGGACTAATAATTTCACGTAAAACACCGTCAACCCTAAAACGCACTTTCAGGTCGGCTTCAAACGTTTCAATATGAATATCTGACGCACCTTCTTTTATCGCCTCAGACAACATAGCATTGATCAGTTTAATAACCGGCGCATCATCTTCATTTTCCAGCAGATCTTCGGTTTCAGGTAATTCATCAGCCAAGGAGAATAAATCGGCTTCATTACCTATGTCTTCCATCATCTGCCGCGCTTCAGAACTATCTTTTTGGTAAACCTCGGTTAACTTTAACTCAAACGCCTCATTACTCACCTTGGATATGGTAAATTCGCGGCCAATCACTCGTCGCGCTTCAATGACCGAATCTAATGAGACATTGCTTCGGCATATCGCCGTTATCTTGCCAGATTCAAGGTCACTGACCAATAGAATGCCATGCCGCTTAGCAAAGCCAAATGGCAAGCTAAATCGAGAAAAGGCAGCTTCTTCAGCATCTTCTAACTCACCATCCAGATCTCCATCTAGCAATACCTCTTCATCAAGGCTATTACTTGAAGGTGTAGGATAATCCGCTGGTTGCTCAACACCAGTTGTTAATGGCGACTCATTAGCCAAATCATTTTGTGCCTGCATGGCAAGCTCTTCAGCTTGCGTTTCAGTAACTGTGTCTTTATTAGATAGTTCGGACATAGTGCGCTACCAGTTACTCTTTATCTTTCTTGGTATCTTGCTTAAATTTCT
This genomic window from Saccharobesus litoralis contains:
- the ureC gene encoding urease subunit alpha, with protein sequence MASIDKHAYAHMFGPTVGDRVRLGDTELWLEVEKDFTTYGEEVKFGGGKVIRDGMGQSQASCSKTVDLVITNALILDHWGIVKADIGIKDGRIAIIGKAGNPDIQDGIDIEIGPGTEVIAGEGQIITAGGIDAHIHFICPQQVEEALMSGVTTMIGGGTGPATGTNATTCTPGPWNITKMLQATDDMPMNFGFLGKGNASLPLALAEQIEAGACGLKLHEDWGTTPAAIDCCLGVAEEYDVQIAIHTDTLNESGFVEDTLGAFKGRTIHTYHTEGAGGGHSPDIIRACGEANVLPSSTNPTRPFTINTIDEHLDMLMVCHHLDPSIPEDIAFADSRIRKESIAAEDIMQDLGAISMIASDSQAMGRVGEMITRTWQTAHKMKVQRGPLAPDTERNDNFRLKRYVAKYTINPAISHGISHEVGSIEVGKLADLVLWKPAFFGIKPAMILKAGFIAAAPMGDANASIPTPQPVYYRPMWGSLGKAAGQCSMTFLSQVAVEKGVPEQAGMQRLVGVCRNTRNIGKADMIHNDWAPKVEVDPQTYEVRANGELLTCEPATELPLAQRYCLF
- the ureE gene encoding urease accessory protein UreE; protein product: MLQVYQRLDHSHQPITDSITLDYDTRKKARIKGMTDKGALIGIFVDRGNPLRIGEILKTECGRLIEVKGQEEEVFTAVASDWPTFSRICYHLGNRHTSLQIGECWVRFKPDHVLAELVEQYGLTVNTTPAIFEPENGAYGHHHAHKH
- a CDS encoding urease accessory protein UreF, with product MDIITPINIKQGASKGENGLQLTRLLQICSANLPVGGFSFSQGLEMAIELGWVKDLKTSSDWISSNLQLAIASTDLPLLLRLYKAVPSSAHADSKTFVEWDDMLIATRESAELRLAEVAMGKALSRLLLSLEELDCTPVYSLLKRKEISFVAGFAIACRLMKIELHQALTGYCWTFIDNQVAAATKLAPLGQTQAQNLLFALSGEIENAVEQAQQLDDDSLGCSLPRLAMASAWHEEQYSRLFRS
- the ureG gene encoding urease accessory protein UreG; amino-acid sequence: MKHKQVLRIGVGGPVGSGKTALLRTLCMELRDKYNMAVVTNDIYTREDAEFLTRHNALDADRIMGVETGGCPHTAIREDASMNLAAIDELQERHPGLDFVLVESGGDNLSATFSPELSDLTIYVIDVSAGDKIPRKGGPGITKSDLLIINKIDIADQVGASLEVMDRDAKKMRGERPFIFANMKIKHGLDEIINFIETEGMLNVTAAKAV
- a CDS encoding type II secretion system protein N, giving the protein MKSWIKIGVGCFFLYIAFLIATIPANFVISKVKLPANVALGNVSGTLWQGKLDTLTVDGILLKNVGWSIALPKLLSGEVGADFKFGSSRKILEPFGQGYAYFAGAQNIGLANTQLSIPADIAMPKLKQIRGNMVESLQGIVKADIQAASIGKPYCTELAGKVNWQQSALGVMGGQFSLGDLNVDLACDKGNLLASVKGDDKTLLLDLKAELKDKNQTKVDGFVKAGPSADAMLMNAMTFLGKADSQGRYKIKFGR
- the gspM gene encoding type II secretion system protein GspM gives rise to the protein MNKIKQWHSGLAKREQNLVNVASIVLAIGLIFQLLIGPVNDRAAKAQRDLDNKQKLLTWVAENSAKYRAASSSGGKSRGSLSNIANRTARQAGISISGTKPQGSELQIQLDSVPFNNLMKWLEKLVNQEHVKITMVDISASDNPGEVKVRRLQLAQ
- the gspL gene encoding type II secretion system protein GspL, whose protein sequence is MSEQLYIRLGSQFQHKVHWLVWSDSENEIIASGILPDAGQLNTLQSRAGGRAISVFVPGNAIITKQVLMPPKAGRQFIQALPFTLEDELAQDVDELFFATGSKVSKAGQTYLNVAICSKQQMDNWLAWLDAAELVATKLIPDYLALPVKDGEISALQLGDEWLIRASAFRGFEVTGSALQDWLDLLPKPESATAEKQAESDSGADTEAEETETHTDEVAQPVLAHYSPLPAELTTEGYQVKEKAFDLPLQVLVQGVDAGCLNMRQGIYQLKKQTWKFLSAWRNVAILAGVLFLIHMGGQVSKIYQLEQQVAQLDDEIKKTFLTAFPSGKRIKVSGMKKYVKSKMKEVSLSSDGDEFIAMLNLTLDAFDKVKDLNPESLRFDAKRNEIRIQATASNFSSFESFKAQLTNNDLKVEQGSLNNSNGKVSGSLSIKK
- the gspK gene encoding type II secretion system minor pseudopilin GspK gives rise to the protein MLGCRGVSKQRGVALITVLLIVAIVTVIATDMAMRLQMQIKRTDNLYSNEQAYWYALGAEEFVSLLLKESFDEKGGVFNLEQAWAMQDMVFPVENGEISGEIQDLHACFNLNAVYRDPKKQKNNQNNNSNNQNTNSNNQNSNNTTGSPANASQFQVEPKVQFMALLEAVSVENYEAEQIRDALFDWLDPDTNTSPFGAEDYVYEARIKPHLAANSMMVDASELRMVEGVNKRIMDKIIEHVCIIPDVDEQLINVNTLGDQGADILQAMFTPKLSSSDAQSLLSNRPKEGWADINDFWQEAEIQAIGQISPQVKQQFTVKSQYFRMKAKTEFNRSWIGLESIIMLDQKGQGKVIARKIGV
- the gspJ gene encoding type II secretion system minor pseudopilin GspJ, yielding MKKLTHHRGFTLIEMLVAVAIFAVVGLGAANVLSSISTSNEVSLTHSERLQSLQLAILTIERDLRQATRRKVRVDGEKAADTFISHGELILDSQSQVLALRKVGWTNPMFLMPRSEVQSFAYRVVDDVLERIHFEYPDPVVGEEFKVRPLLTDVKELIFEFHDGKNDKWQTEWRSKDLPVAIAITLKLADYGDIRRVILMPEATK
- the gspI gene encoding type II secretion system minor pseudopilin GspI, whose amino-acid sequence is MSKRQSGFTLLEILVAIAILAFAGIALISSTTTHVSNQSILQQNAFAQWVASNQLAELRIKRKWPVPNNKKGEAEMAGTTYYWKQTVTKTQDVSMVMVEITVYSDEAMEASITSLGTYISKRS